A window of Zalophus californianus isolate mZalCal1 chromosome 12, mZalCal1.pri.v2, whole genome shotgun sequence genomic DNA:
TAGACAATAGAGTGTCTGGTAGAACTACAGGATAGATATCTGGGTCAGTAAGGATCTATACCATGAGATTAGCAAAAAGACTACAGAATTGTCACAGAGACAAAGTTCAGAAGTGATGCAGGGATGTGACTCTTCATACATCTGCTGAGAATCTGAGGGAGCTAAAAGCAGCATCCCTGATTAACTATAAACTTGTTTGTTATCTACCCAGAAAAACAGAGCGAACAACCACAGGAATTTCAGCATTATACCTAATTCTTATCTCCTGTACACTTCCTTCTGTCATTTAATGATTGACCAGACCACAGGCATTTTTCTGATAACTCCCCTGCCAAActcaatattttaatttgttatttgttattttacatGTAACTGGAATCTCCTATAGTTATTATATGCTTGTAGCCTTTTTATCTTGTGTCTATGAAAGCCATTCCTTGGTTAACACAACAATCTTCGGTTCACTCTCACCCCAAAGTACAGCTTACAGAGTAACGCTTCGGGAAGGGAAAAGTTTGAGGCACTCCCTAAAAACCACCCACATTTGTGAGGATGCCAaggaattaatgaaaataaataaacttaaagaaggaagagagtgTTCTGCATAGTTTGGTACTTTTTCTCAGATTCACGTGAGACATGATCTCTGCTCCCCACCAGTTATGTATTTGTTCTCCagttttttcaaaattcctttagAAGCCTCCATTTGGGTACATGATTTCATTTTGACTTATTATTAATAGAAACCATTTTTAGATtgctattttatagaaatatcataggaaaaaaacaaatcagctatgatttttttattaaaagcttattttttaactttataagaaattttagTTGGATTTTTATAATCTCACTGTTAGCAACTATCATTATCTTTTATGTTCCAATTTTcattatgtatgtatgcatatttatAATGAATCCATGTATATGTATAGTTTTATAAGGCTGTAATAATAGTATAGTATACATACACTATTTTAGaaatgacttttttcacttatgaggtgtttttgtaaattctttttatttctatttgattacttttatattttacaaaatcgTATTATCAGTGCTGGAGTTTCAAAATATAATGCTGTATTAACATGCcataattttatttagttgtttctCAAGTGATAGGTGAGTTCacaatttttcattaataaaaataatactccTATAAATATGTTGGTGTGCTTAGCCCTTATTCTTGAAACATATTGCTAGGAGAATGATTACTAAGTCAAAGGAACTGAGCATTTTGTCACTCTTGATACTCATtgatcattatatttttaaatcacttgaaGTAAAGCTTGAAATGAAAGTAAGAAtttggcattattttatttttaacttgcttTAATTCAGCTGTAGTATAAAATGTGTAGTCATCAACATTTTGAAATTCTCTGAAAATATgccattttgtctattttgttgcAAGCGATACTAGCTAACTATCAAAAAGGCATGGCTGGATTCAgttctctttcccattctttgtTTACCCAATGATATATTGGTATCATTCCTTAGTGGGCATTCTCACAGTAGAAAAGATGGCCTACATCTTTAAGACTTATGACTTCCATATATCAGATCTCATTAAAGATTCTGATTATCCTTGCTTGGCTCTGATGCCTACCCTGGACCAATCATTATATCCATGAAGATGTAGTACTCTTATTGGTCCATCTTGGTCTCTTGTTGTtggagggggggtggtgggaacAAGGCACCGTGACTGACAGCCCTCCTAGGAGCCATGGATTTGGAGAGGTGATTTTCTCAGAGGGGCTATTGGTAGACAAAAACAACATATCCATCATATGTATGACTTATATTGTATTTAAActtctttaaatttataaatgtaaatgtaaacttGACCTATTTAAGATTGTGAAgaatttttactttctctcttaTCTCCCCTTTACTGcatgcttctttctcctttctctcagaCCTACCCTCCACTGTCCAGTGACCTAATGTTCTTTCTAACCTGTTTCCTGTCAAAACCTACTTTCAGTTAGCAGAGttgaaaacaaactgaaaaatgaaattaagaccCAGGTTTCAAATTCCtatcttttttaaagttggtttgtttttatttttttttaagattttatttatttattagagagagacacagcgagagagggaacacaagcagggggagtgggagagggagaagcaggcatcccgcggaacagggagcccggtgtggggctcgatcctaggaccctgggatcatgacctgagctgaaggcagatgcttaatgactgagccacccaggtgccccaaaagttggtttgtttttaattgaggaCAATCAGAAAGGAGTAAGAAAGGCAGAATTTTCAGGAGAGGAGGGACATCTGAGCACCTTTAGATACTCCCCTTATACTACgaattcatttttccccctttattttttttttcaagccttctgattttttttttattactcaaaaaagcttcatttttttatttagctttctcACTCTGTGCTTGGGCCTTCAACACTTTCACAACGATTTTCTGCTCCTCGATAAGAAAAGCACGCTTGATCCTGTCACGAACACACTTAGCACACATGGAACCACCACAGGCCCTGCTGACGTGTTTTTTCGTTTTGGACAACCTCATAAGGACTTTAGGTCTCGCAGCACGAACTCCTCGAAGTCGGCCTGGGCACACGCCACATGCAGATTTTGGTGCTTTCCCAACCTTCTTGGTATAAAGGTAAACGATTCTATTACCAGGGGTTCGGGACAGCCTAGTTTTGTTAGAGGCTGTATTATAGGACAGCCTACGACGGTAGGTCAAACGCTGGACCATTCTGAATGCCTACGGACGCcgtcccccccccctttatttttttaaatattttatttgaaagagagagagagagtaagcacgaACTGGGGGagagggtgcagagggagaagcagactccccgctgagcagggagcctaatgtggggctcgatcccaggaccctgggatcatgacctgaactgaaggcagatgcttaacctactgagccacccaggtgccccttttttccccatttagataACTAGTCATATCTTTGGTGAAAAGGATGCAAGAGCTGCCTGGGACCCAGGATCTCACCCTTGAATTCTGTCCATTCAGCTAGTCCCCAGAGAAAATACACATGTAGAAGGAAAGGCTAGCCAATACATGCTCTCTATTCCCATGACACTATTGTGCAACACAGTAGAAGTAGTTAAGAGcttaggctctggagtcagaccaaCCTGTGCTCAAATGTGGCTCTATCACTTATctatatgatcttgggcaagtgagTTAACCTCTGGGAGTGTTAGTActtttgaatataaaataaggataataatttCTACCTCATgggtgctgtgaggattaaaagagataaagCCTGCAGACTGCTtagttcagtgcctggcacatagtaagaccTCAATAAATGAGAATTGCTTGATGTTGAtgatgaagaaggaggaggaggagggggaggaagaaggaggagggggaggaagaagaagggggaggaggagaaagacaggaagaagcaagaggggaaggagaggaaaggaaaagaggaaggaaagagaaagaagaagaaagaggacatCATCTTCTGACCCAAAAGGCCAAATTATAAAGAAACCTCCTTTTCATTTGGCTACAGGTGGGTCTTAGGGCCTAAAATAgtaatcttcaaaaatttttgttcttacagctccaaaataatttttttaaactgtgaaacCCCTCATGCATTTTTAAGCTGACATCTAAAGTTTTTCATCATGagtttaaatagttaaaaaaaagatattattcctggcattttataaatagttttattttcaaataaaactgtTATGTCATTTTTAGCTATTCAGTTGCTAGAGCCATTCACTTATCATTATCACAGGGTAATCACAAAAGAAGCCTATACCAAGACATCAAATAATTAtacccatttttctttcccttggaaGCAACTTGTTAATCTACCAGATTCAGAAAGGGAAATTGAAAATGTGTTCATTTCAAAAGACTTTTGTCATTACCatatgcttaaaatatattttcataaaaatcttgGAGGTACagatttcactcatttatttcatGCCATTATTTGTTATTATACTTTAATTACCAAAGCCGACCCAAACAGGTATCGGACTGTTTTTTTCTATAGGAAAAGATTAACTTCCTATTCAGTTGATAATATACAGGTTGACAAAGGGTAGTGAATTCTAAGTGTATGAGGTATgtacgtatacacacacaaacgTACATACACACTATATATCTACATACATTCACACATATGGTTTGGAGATCCAGGCCCCATACCAATAAAAGTAGGCTGTCTTCCTCTCATGGGCCCTTTTCATCTTAAAACCACTTCAAAGTCCAGTGCTGTATCAGTCTGACACTGAGGAGTGATCAACCCAAGGGAAAGGACAGGAAACTGAGAAAACGGTTTGAACCACAGCCCATTCCTGTACCCAAACTGTGTTGCACTTGTATTAGACTCCTACTTGGGTAGGTGCAGCTTCCCTCAGAGGTCAGTAAAGGCCCAAGATGTGTGTATGAAATATCACGGTAGAAGTGAGCTAAAATTCAAACCTGAGCTATATTTCCAAATACTGTATAGGAATCAAACATACAATATAAGCATTGCCAATGTGACATGTGATATAATTCCATGAGTTTTTACTATTGGGTTCATAGACCAACAGATTGCAGCTACTTCATGACTGTTCTCTCAGGTGGACACCTGATGTACTGCTTGCAGGAGTGTAAATGAATTCTACATTTCTGGGGCACAATTTGGTAATGCATATCAAAATTGTAAAAGAGGACTGTAATCAGGAAGGGGTAGGGATGTATTCTGAGGGCCAGTAATATTCAATTTCTTGACTTGGGTGGTAGATACACTTGTTTACTTTATAACTGTTGGTTAAAGTATGTAAGTCGATTGTATTTTTTCTCTAtgttatatttcacaatttaaaaattgttacaggggcgcctgggtggctcagttggttaagcaactgccttgggctcaggtcatgatcctggagtccctggatcaagtcccacattgggctctctgctcggcggggagtctgcttctccctctgactctcccccctctcatgtgctctctctctctcagataaatattttaaaaaataaataattttttttaaaaattgtcgcAAAATATACCTATTTGGCTATTCACTTTAAATAATGATTCCATAGTTTAAAAAGAATGTAGGAATATTCTAGATCAttgtttaaaatagcaaaaaatgaaaactaaaaatccaGTACTGAGGGTTTGGTTAAATAAAGCATAGCATAACCATATACTGCAATATTAtacagcttttttaaaattacgtACAGATAAATATGTACTGAGATAGAAGTGGTTCATGGCATAAGGTAAAAAACAAACTGCAAAGATTATGTTTGGCAAAACcccttttcatttgaaaattatataatccATATATGACAGACAATTTCTGGAAATACGTTaaccaaaatatcaatagtggaATTGTGGTGAATTCTGCATATCCATGTTTTCTATCCATGTTTTCTACTATCCATACTTCTTTCTGCCTAtccatgttttctaatttttctaaataaatttgttttactattttgataagaaaaaagtaatttttaacttGTAAAAGCTCACttatcacttaaccaactgagccacccacgcgcccaaAAGCTCACTTATCACTTGATTCAGCAGCAAGCCGTGTTGGCATTATTCTCAGTTTTggcctttcttatttttaaataaaatatacattttacaaGGACAACCAGTTCTTTTCATAAACCCttatattttggggcacctggatggctcagttggttaagcatctgtcttcagctggggtcgtgaggctccctgctcagcagggagcctgcttctccctccctctctgcctgccactccccctgcctatgtgcgctctctctctctctctgtcaaatagataaataaaatcttaaaaaaataaatgcttatattttaagattttatttatctatttgacagagagagacagtgagagcaggaacacaagcagggggagtgggagagggagaagcaggcttcccgctgagcagggagcccgatgtgggactcgatcccaggaccctgggatcatgacctgagccgaaggcagacgcttaatgactgagccacccaggcgccctaaatgcttatattttaaaatactaatgtattttgtttattgaCAATCTGGATGGAGTCAGACATGAGGCTTTAAGTTAATTTCATGTTTTAAGTTTTAATCTCTATAAGgaacattttctaaaatcaaaactGATACTAAAAAAGTAACCTACTTTGGTGGtttaaaaaactacttttttttggAGAGTAAGCAGGattgaatgatatttttattttaaaaatttgctcacAAATTCTTCAGAATTTTAGATGAAGACCTAATTTGAGAGTTATATTCAAGTTACGGATTTCATATTTACTATcacattattaaatttattcttagaggTAC
This region includes:
- the LOC113911350 gene encoding 60S ribosomal protein L34-like, with translation MVQRLTYRRRLSYNTASNKTRLSRTPGNRIVYLYTKKVGKAPKSACGVCPGRLRGVRAARPKVLMRLSKTKKHVSRACGGSMCAKCVRDRIKRAFLIEEQKIVVKVLKAQAQSEKAK